In Zingiber officinale cultivar Zhangliang chromosome 6A, Zo_v1.1, whole genome shotgun sequence, a single genomic region encodes these proteins:
- the LOC121994182 gene encoding polyamine oxidase 3-like encodes MGAAWLHGVCNENPLASWIGRLGLPIYRTSGDNSVLYDHDLESYALFDGDGHQVPQDLVEKVGKVFETILEEANKLRWSLKD; translated from the exons ATGGGAGCAGCCTG GTTGCATGGTGTCTGCAACGAGAATCCATTGGCATCTTGGATTGGAAGACTTGGTCTACCAATTTATCGAACTTCTGGTGACAATTCTGTCTTGTATGATCATGACTTGGAGAG CTACGCACTCTTTGATGGTGATGGACATCAAGTGCCTCAAGATCTAGTGGAAAAAGTTGGTAAGGTGTTTGAAACCATTCTGGAAGAG GCTAACAAACTCAG gtggagtttgaaggattag